One genomic region from Manis pentadactyla isolate mManPen7 chromosome 12, mManPen7.hap1, whole genome shotgun sequence encodes:
- the LOC130679796 gene encoding basic proline-rich protein-like — SPPPPAPPPAPPPPPPPPPPPPPPPPAPPPAPPPPPPPPPPPPPPPPPPAPPPPTPPPPPPPPPPPPPAPLPPPPPPPPPPPPPPPAPPPPALPPPPPPPPPPPAPPAPLAPPPPPPAPPPPPAPPPPPPSPPPPPPAPPPPPPPSPPPPPPPPPPPPAPPPPTPPPPPPPPPSPPPPPPPPPPPTPPPPPPPPPSPPPPPPPPPPPTPPPPPSPPPPPPAPPPPPPPSPPPPPPPPPPPPPPPPPAPPPAPPPAPPPPPPPPPPPPPPAAPPPPPPAPPPPPPPPPPPTPPPPAPPPPAPTPPAPPPPPPPPPPPPQTDAGSHGESPPTVRCRLSRRAWGCRAHNGACWFCGVSMHMHPKSQQEQPDRVLDSPSGASPTHAASCVATMLAKGKGGCPQASPWPEAPLPLSLKGRVEEGDAMWPLALLLGVTSSHALGLDSGTGVPGSLGSSGSQLPPQTPAAGPQMLSRSCGRPHHHL, encoded by the exons tctccccctcctcccgctcctcctcccgctcctcctcctcctcctccaccccctcctccccctcctcctcctccccctgctcctcctcccgctcctcctcctcctcctccccctcctccccctcctcctcctcctcctcctcctcctgctcctcctcctcccactcctccccctcctcctcctccccctcctcctcctcctcctgctcctcttcctcctcctcctccccctcctcctcctccccctcctcctcctcccgctcctcctcctcctgctcttcctcctcctcctcctcctccacctcctcctcctgctcctcctgctcctcttgctcctcctcctcctcctcctgctcctcctcctcctcctgctcctcctcctcctcctccttcccctcctcctcctcctcctgctcctcctcctccacctcctccttctcctccgcctccacctcctcctcctcctcctcctcctgctcctcctcctcccactcctccccctcctcctcccccccctccttctcctcctcctcctcctccacctcctcctcctcccactcctccccctcctcctcccccccctccttctcctcctcctcctcctccacctcctcctcctccca ctcctcctcctcctccttcccctcctcctcctcctcctgctcctcctcctccacctcctccttctcctccgcctccacctcctcctcctcctcctcctcctcctccgcctcctcccgctcctcctcctgctcctcctcccgctcctcctcctcctcctccacctcctcctcctcctcctcctcctgctgctcctcctcctcctcctcctgctcctcctcctcctcctcctccgcctcctcctcccactcctcctcctcccgctcctcctcctcccgctcctactcctcctgctcctcctcctcctcctcctcctcctcctcct CCCCCACAGACAGACGCCGGCAGCCACGGCGAGTCCCCACCCACGGTCCGCTGCCGACTCAGCCGCAGGGCATGGGGCTGCCGTGCTCACAACGGGGCTTGTTGGTTCTGCGGTGTGTCCAT GCACATGCACCCCAAGAGCCAGCAGGAGCAACCAGACAGAGTCCTGGACTCTCCATCTGGTGCCAGCCCCACACATGCTGCCTCCTGCGTGGCCACCATGCTGGCCAAGGGCAAGGGAGGGTGCCCGCAGGCCTCTCCTTGGCCAGAGGCCCCATTGCCGCTCAGCCTGAAGGGCAGGGTTGAGGAGGGAGACGCCATGTGGCCCCTGGCACTGCTTCTGGGCGTCACCAGCAGTCATGCTCTGGGCCTCGACTCGGGAACAGGAGTGCCGGGTTCCCTGGGCTCCTCCGGCTCACAGCTGCCACCCCAGACGCCGGCCGCAGGTCCACAGATGCTTTCCCGGAGCTGTGGGCGACCTCACCACCACCTGTGA